One Pseudomonadales bacterium genomic region harbors:
- a CDS encoding HAD-IA family hydrolase — protein MSILIRRFWIFDLDGTLTLPQHDFKAIKAELEIPPDADILLHLSRLSKQDALIKQKKLDEIEIGLASTAKPSVGAAELVRGLAEQGVHMGVLTRNSKTNAHVALEAIGLSQYFETLHVLGRDEVAPKPSPKGIYKLLHHWEADMGQALMVGDYLYDLQCARAAGVAAVHMDTTERFPWPEYTDLAVRDLSDLHQLLIRTIAF, from the coding sequence ATCAGTATATTAATTAGGCGTTTCTGGATTTTCGACCTGGATGGCACGCTAACTCTGCCACAACATGATTTTAAGGCAATAAAGGCGGAATTGGAAATTCCACCTGATGCCGATATTTTGCTGCATCTTAGTCGATTGTCGAAGCAAGATGCGCTAATAAAACAAAAAAAGTTGGATGAAATAGAGATTGGTCTGGCGAGCACAGCCAAGCCCTCAGTGGGTGCCGCTGAATTAGTTAGGGGGCTGGCGGAACAGGGTGTGCACATGGGGGTGCTGACGCGTAATTCCAAAACTAACGCCCATGTTGCTCTTGAGGCCATCGGCCTAAGTCAATATTTTGAAACACTGCATGTGTTGGGTCGGGATGAAGTTGCGCCCAAGCCAAGTCCCAAAGGGATTTACAAATTGTTGCATCATTGGGAGGCAGATATGGGGCAGGCCTTGATGGTTGGGGATTATCTCTATGATTTGCAATGTGCACGGGCAGCGGGTGTGGCAGCGGTACACATGGACACGACGGAAAGGTTTCCTTGGCCAGAGTATACCGATCTGGCGGTGCGGGATTTATCTGATTTACATCAACTGCTAATAAGAACTATAGCGTTCTAG
- a CDS encoding MFS transporter, whose translation MQQADLIKSISQGQMKSLQIGIILICWLINMLDGFDVLAIAYAAPTISEEWQLAPEKLGIVLSAGLAGMALGALFIAPLADRFGRRKIILWCLAVIGFAMVGTALVNSVVLLVIVRVITGLGVGGLLASLNTMVAEYSSDRRRNFAISFLQSGYPIGALAGGLIAAPLIPAFGWQVVFILGGLSTLVMVAVVLLFMPESLHFLMAQRPANALQQVNRVLSRLGHSMITELPTLTGKAPPPASISQILSPSLKTNTLLLWLSFFMSMLTLYFLLLWTPQIIVNAGLPKDQGILVGASLNAGGLLGMLLLGYFSERFGLYRLIIGFFLLAALSMVAFALIDASATVLLVLAFVLGFFTIGGMIGLYSAAAGLYPTTLRNTGLGWGIGIGRLGAILGPNVAGVLIGIGWEQADYFLLLALPLVFAMLSTYALHRSQKTRTLTEQVA comes from the coding sequence ATGCAGCAAGCAGATTTAATAAAGTCTATTAGCCAGGGCCAGATGAAGTCGTTACAGATTGGTATAATACTGATCTGTTGGTTGATTAATATGTTGGATGGTTTTGATGTCTTGGCGATTGCTTATGCTGCGCCGACTATCAGCGAGGAGTGGCAGTTAGCACCGGAAAAGCTCGGTATTGTGTTGAGCGCGGGATTAGCGGGGATGGCATTAGGCGCGTTGTTTATCGCGCCGTTAGCGGATCGTTTTGGGCGACGTAAAATTATTCTGTGGTGTCTCGCCGTTATTGGGTTTGCCATGGTGGGTACCGCGCTGGTAAATTCCGTCGTTTTACTGGTTATAGTGAGGGTGATTACTGGGCTGGGCGTCGGCGGATTGTTGGCCAGTTTGAATACTATGGTGGCCGAATACTCATCGGATCGACGCCGTAATTTTGCTATCAGCTTTTTGCAGAGTGGTTATCCGATAGGGGCTTTAGCGGGAGGATTGATTGCAGCTCCACTCATTCCAGCCTTTGGTTGGCAGGTGGTTTTTATTCTCGGTGGGCTCTCAACCTTGGTAATGGTGGCGGTGGTGCTGTTATTTATGCCTGAGTCACTACATTTTTTAATGGCACAACGACCAGCTAATGCGCTACAGCAAGTTAATCGGGTATTGTCCCGGTTGGGGCACAGCATGATAACTGAGTTGCCAACTTTAACGGGAAAAGCGCCACCGCCGGCAAGTATTAGTCAAATACTTTCGCCGAGTCTTAAGACCAACACACTGCTACTTTGGTTGAGTTTCTTTATGAGCATGCTTACGCTCTATTTCTTGCTATTGTGGACGCCACAAATAATCGTCAACGCCGGTTTGCCGAAAGACCAGGGTATTTTAGTCGGGGCATCGCTTAATGCCGGAGGTCTGTTGGGCATGTTGCTACTCGGTTATTTCTCCGAGCGGTTTGGGCTGTACCGGTTAATTATAGGCTTTTTTCTGTTGGCGGCCTTGAGCATGGTTGCTTTTGCGTTGATCGATGCGTCAGCAACAGTGTTGCTGGTACTTGCCTTTGTGCTCGGATTTTTCACCATTGGCGGTATGATCGGGCTCTATTCGGCAGCTGCAGGTTTGTATCCGACCACTCTGCGCAATACGGGCTTAGGTTGGGGTATTGGTATTGGACGTCTGGGCGCTATTCTTGGGCCTAACGTAGCGGGAGTTTTAATTGGAATCGGCTGGGAGCAAGCGGATTATTTCTTATTGCTGGCATTGCCATTAGTGTTTGCGATGCTCTCTACCTATGCCTTGCACAGATCGCAGAAAACCAGAACGTTGACGGAGCAAGTTGCCTAA
- a CDS encoding serine hydroxymethyltransferase, with amino-acid sequence MFSSADKISDFDPVLFGAIQDEERRQEEHIELIASENYASPRVMEAQGGVLTNKYAEGYPQRRYYGGCEYVDVAEQLAIERAKELFGADYANVQPHSGSQANAEVYMALLQPHDTVLGMSLADGGHLTHGAKVNFSGKIYNSIQYGLNEDTGEIDYDQVEALAKEHKPKMIIAGFSAYSQIVDWQRFRDIADMVGAYFVVDMAHVAGLVATGHYPNPVLIADVVTTTTHKTLRGPRGGLILARANPELEKKLNSSVFPGQQGGPLMHVIAAKAVAFKEALEPSFKEYQAQVVKNAKKMASVFIQRGYNIVSGGTENHLMLVDLIDKGITGKDADAALGSANITANKNAVPKDPQSPFVTSGLRVGTPAITTRGFKEAEVERLTGWMCDVLDDIGNQATIARVREQVLALCRDFPVYKK; translated from the coding sequence ATGTTTAGTTCTGCCGATAAAATTTCTGATTTTGATCCCGTGTTGTTCGGCGCTATTCAAGATGAAGAGCGAAGGCAAGAAGAGCACATCGAATTAATTGCCTCAGAAAACTACGCGAGTCCACGTGTAATGGAAGCTCAGGGAGGCGTATTAACCAATAAATATGCCGAGGGTTATCCACAGCGACGTTATTATGGTGGCTGTGAATATGTGGATGTTGCAGAACAGTTGGCGATTGAACGTGCTAAAGAGTTGTTCGGCGCGGATTACGCGAATGTGCAGCCTCACTCTGGTTCGCAAGCCAATGCCGAAGTCTATATGGCATTGTTACAACCGCATGATACCGTTTTGGGTATGAGCTTGGCGGACGGTGGGCACCTAACCCACGGTGCAAAAGTTAACTTTTCCGGCAAGATTTATAACTCCATTCAGTACGGCCTCAACGAGGATACGGGTGAAATTGATTACGATCAGGTTGAAGCGCTGGCGAAAGAGCATAAGCCGAAAATGATTATCGCGGGCTTTTCTGCCTACTCGCAGATTGTTGATTGGCAGCGCTTTAGAGATATAGCGGACATGGTTGGTGCTTATTTTGTGGTGGATATGGCGCATGTCGCCGGTCTGGTCGCGACCGGGCATTATCCTAACCCGGTACTGATTGCTGATGTGGTAACCACCACCACGCATAAAACATTACGCGGCCCACGCGGGGGGTTAATTCTGGCGCGGGCTAATCCTGAGCTAGAGAAAAAACTGAACTCATCGGTCTTTCCCGGTCAGCAAGGTGGCCCGCTGATGCACGTTATTGCGGCAAAAGCGGTTGCCTTTAAAGAAGCCTTGGAGCCGTCCTTTAAAGAGTATCAGGCGCAGGTGGTAAAAAATGCTAAGAAGATGGCCAGTGTATTTATCCAGCGTGGTTATAATATCGTTTCCGGCGGAACCGAAAACCACCTGATGCTGGTGGACCTGATTGATAAAGGAATTACCGGAAAAGATGCGGATGCCGCATTGGGTAGTGCCAACATTACCGCGAACAAAAATGCGGTACCTAAAGACCCACAATCACCATTCGTTACCAGCGGCCTGCGAGTCGGCACTCCGGCGATTACCACCCGTGGTTTTAAGGAAGCTGAAGTGGAACGTTTGACGGGCTGGATGTGTGATGTTTTGGATGATATTGGTAATCAGGCAACGATTGCCAGGGTGCGCGAGCAAGTCCTAGCCTTATGCCGTGATTTTCCGGTGTATAAAAAATAG
- a CDS encoding sodium:alanine symporter family protein, which translates to MDALQSFVDQVNNVLWGVPLIVLLLGTGVYLTIGLAFMPIRKLGYGFRMLWQGRSSKEEGQISPFNALMTALSSTIGTGNIAGVATAIAIGGPGALFWMWCTALVGMSTKFAEAVLAVKFREVDEKGQYVGGPMYYIKNGLSPKWTFLGTAFAIFGALAGFGLANTVQSNSVANVLESTFAIPVEFTAVVITVLVASVILGGIERIAQVAGKLVPLMAISYIAAGMIVLVIHLSEIPAAFALIVKSAFTGHAATGGFSGAVVALALRQGVARGIFSNEAGLGSAPIAHAAARTNDPVRQGVIAMLGTFIDTICVCTITGLAIVVTGVWSSGLNGAPLTTSAFSLGMPGGEYVVSIGLALFAFTTMLGWCVYGERCAEYLFGVKAILPFRILWISAIPLGAIAQLGLVWAIADTLNALMAIPNLIALMLLSPLVFRLSKEYFADKSS; encoded by the coding sequence ATGGATGCTTTGCAGAGCTTCGTGGATCAGGTCAACAATGTGCTTTGGGGCGTACCGTTGATTGTGCTACTGCTGGGCACGGGTGTTTATCTGACCATTGGCCTCGCGTTCATGCCTATACGTAAACTCGGCTATGGGTTTCGCATGCTCTGGCAGGGTCGGTCGAGTAAGGAAGAAGGCCAGATTTCACCCTTCAATGCGCTGATGACAGCACTTTCCTCCACTATTGGTACGGGCAATATAGCGGGTGTAGCGACGGCAATTGCGATTGGTGGGCCCGGCGCGTTGTTTTGGATGTGGTGTACGGCGCTGGTCGGTATGTCGACCAAATTTGCAGAAGCGGTGTTGGCCGTTAAATTTCGTGAGGTAGACGAAAAGGGCCAGTATGTTGGTGGCCCCATGTACTACATCAAAAACGGCTTATCACCGAAGTGGACGTTTTTAGGAACTGCCTTCGCCATCTTTGGCGCGTTGGCAGGGTTCGGGCTGGCCAACACGGTACAGTCCAATTCCGTGGCGAATGTGCTTGAAAGCACCTTTGCTATTCCGGTCGAATTCACTGCGGTTGTCATTACCGTTTTAGTCGCCAGTGTCATATTGGGCGGGATAGAACGCATTGCTCAGGTGGCGGGTAAGCTAGTGCCTTTGATGGCGATTTCTTATATTGCAGCCGGAATGATCGTGTTGGTGATCCATCTGTCTGAAATTCCGGCGGCGTTTGCACTAATCGTAAAAAGTGCTTTTACTGGACATGCCGCGACGGGTGGTTTTAGTGGCGCCGTGGTTGCTTTGGCGCTGCGCCAAGGGGTGGCGCGTGGCATATTTTCCAATGAAGCGGGGCTGGGTAGTGCGCCGATTGCACACGCTGCGGCGCGAACCAATGATCCGGTTCGTCAAGGCGTTATCGCGATGCTTGGCACCTTCATTGACACTATCTGTGTCTGCACCATCACCGGTTTGGCTATAGTAGTAACGGGTGTTTGGAGTAGTGGCCTGAATGGTGCGCCGCTTACTACATCCGCCTTTAGTTTGGGGATGCCTGGTGGTGAATATGTGGTCAGTATTGGCTTGGCGCTATTTGCCTTTACTACCATGCTGGGTTGGTGTGTGTACGGTGAGCGCTGTGCAGAATATTTGTTCGGTGTGAAAGCGATACTACCTTTTCGGATTCTTTGGATTAGCGCCATTCCGCTGGGCGCCATTGCTCAATTAGGGTTGGTGTGGGCGATTGCGGATACGCTTAATGCCTTAATGGCCATCCCAAACCTGATTGCGCTGATGCTTTTAAGTCCTCTCGTCTTTCGACTCTCCAAGGAATATTTTGCGGATAAATCGAGTTGA
- a CDS encoding shikimate kinase yields the protein MTNNTPQSIILVGMPGAGKSTIGILLAKELGLDFLDTDVAIQVREGKTLQQIMDESNYLKLRDIEEQVLLATDCRGKVVATGGSAVYSEAGMAHLKAQGLVVFLDVPLSELTHRIHNYESRGIARHPNQSFPDVFEERCQLYRKYADLSICCEQLSPAEILNKIIAALLP from the coding sequence ATGACCAACAACACTCCGCAAAGCATTATTCTGGTTGGCATGCCCGGTGCCGGAAAAAGCACCATTGGCATTCTGCTCGCTAAGGAGCTTGGCCTCGATTTTCTAGATACAGACGTCGCCATTCAGGTGCGAGAAGGCAAAACGCTTCAGCAAATAATGGATGAGTCCAATTATCTCAAATTACGGGATATTGAAGAGCAGGTGCTACTTGCCACTGATTGTCGCGGAAAAGTCGTTGCAACCGGAGGTAGTGCGGTATACAGCGAGGCTGGCATGGCGCACCTGAAAGCCCAGGGCCTGGTGGTATTTTTGGATGTTCCACTTAGCGAGCTGACACATCGCATTCATAACTATGAAAGTCGCGGCATTGCACGTCACCCCAACCAGAGCTTTCCTGACGTCTTTGAGGAACGCTGCCAGTTATACCGCAAATATGCCGACCTAAGTATTTGTTGCGAGCAGCTTTCGCCTGCGGAAATTTTAAACAAAATTATTGCGGCATTACTGCCATAA
- a CDS encoding LysR family transcriptional regulator — MKNLPMDVLRSFVTVAELRGFTQAGELLGRSQPAISLQIKRLEDMLGSPLLKRSGQQLDLTQPGRQLFDYAKKILSLNDEVLAQFIKPEVSGRIHFGIPSEFATALLPKIVGRFVQSYPSVTLEVTCDLSKNLLNAQSDRIFDLVLALHDDPNAKRNDRVKVEELVWVTSTDHQAHLQPTVPLIAAPQGCIYRNRGISALEKINQPWRIVYTIPDLTGIQAAIEEGLGVTVLAKSTVPNNLQIIKPSNKFPKLGKIGVSLSYQNKASNDAIARLVEFIKTSLS; from the coding sequence ATGAAAAATCTCCCCATGGACGTACTGAGATCCTTTGTTACTGTAGCAGAGCTGCGTGGCTTCACCCAGGCTGGGGAGCTGTTAGGTCGATCACAACCGGCCATTAGCTTGCAAATCAAACGCCTCGAGGACATGCTCGGCTCGCCCCTGTTAAAACGCAGTGGACAACAGTTGGATTTGACTCAACCAGGACGCCAACTTTTTGATTACGCAAAGAAAATTCTATCTCTCAACGATGAGGTGCTGGCACAATTTATAAAACCTGAGGTCAGCGGGCGTATTCATTTTGGGATTCCCAGCGAATTCGCCACCGCACTGCTACCAAAAATTGTTGGCCGTTTTGTACAGTCTTATCCGAGCGTAACTTTGGAAGTGACCTGCGATTTGAGTAAAAATTTATTAAATGCACAATCGGATAGGATTTTTGATCTGGTGCTTGCGCTGCATGACGACCCCAATGCGAAACGCAATGATCGCGTCAAGGTTGAAGAGCTGGTTTGGGTCACTAGCACCGACCACCAGGCCCACCTACAGCCGACCGTACCGCTAATTGCCGCTCCCCAAGGCTGCATCTATCGTAATCGCGGCATTTCTGCGTTAGAAAAGATCAACCAACCTTGGCGCATCGTCTATACCATACCAGACTTAACCGGCATTCAGGCCGCCATTGAAGAGGGCCTTGGTGTCACTGTGTTGGCAAAAAGTACAGTGCCCAACAATTTACAGATTATTAAACCTTCCAATAAATTTCCCAAATTAGGCAAAATCGGTGTTAGCCTCAGCTATCAAAATAAAGCGTCCAATGACGCCATCGCCCGCCTAGTGGAATTTATTAAAACCAGTTTGAGTTAA
- the gcvT gene encoding glycine cleavage system aminomethyltransferase GcvT, which translates to MSSESTNSKGQLAQTPLHGLHLELGGKMVPFAGYEMPVQYKSMGIIKEHLHTRAQAGLFDVSHMGQLILSGDGVAQAMEKLVPVDVEALGIDKQTYALFTNEEGGIRDDLIITKWAENQLFVVVNAACKEQDIAHLRANLDPQINLQPLSDQALLALQGPAAKGVMAVLAPATTELVFMSGCAVEMEGVRTYVTRSGYTGEDGFEISLPAQHADKIARRILSFEQVEAIGLGARDSLRLEAGLCLYGHDLDTQTSPIEAALSWSISKSRRTGGGKEGGFIGAQVILSQMMNSVTQKRVGFKVEGRVPVREGAQLVDADGNPVGRVTSGGFAPSLNAAVAMGYVSNEQAQLGTELHALVRDKRIPVKVVKMPFVPQHYFRG; encoded by the coding sequence ATGAGTTCTGAAAGTACCAATTCCAAGGGTCAGTTAGCACAAACGCCACTGCATGGTTTGCATTTAGAATTAGGTGGCAAAATGGTGCCATTTGCTGGTTACGAAATGCCGGTTCAGTATAAGAGCATGGGCATCATTAAAGAGCACCTGCACACCCGCGCTCAGGCAGGACTGTTTGATGTATCGCATATGGGGCAGCTCATATTAAGTGGTGACGGTGTTGCGCAAGCCATGGAAAAACTGGTTCCTGTGGATGTCGAGGCTTTAGGCATCGACAAACAAACTTATGCGCTTTTCACCAATGAAGAGGGCGGTATCAGGGATGATTTAATTATTACTAAGTGGGCTGAGAATCAGCTTTTTGTGGTCGTCAATGCGGCATGCAAAGAGCAGGATATCGCTCATCTGCGTGCCAATCTCGACCCGCAAATTAACTTGCAGCCATTGTCGGATCAAGCATTGCTGGCGTTACAAGGACCGGCAGCGAAAGGGGTGATGGCGGTATTGGCGCCAGCAACGACAGAGCTAGTTTTTATGTCCGGTTGTGCGGTTGAAATGGAGGGTGTGCGAACCTATGTCACGCGTTCTGGATATACCGGCGAAGATGGCTTTGAAATTTCGCTTCCGGCGCAACATGCTGATAAAATTGCGCGGCGGATTTTGTCCTTCGAACAGGTCGAGGCAATTGGTTTGGGAGCGCGTGATTCGCTGCGTTTAGAGGCGGGTTTGTGCCTTTACGGACATGACCTGGATACCCAGACCAGTCCAATTGAAGCTGCTTTGAGCTGGTCCATTTCCAAGTCACGCCGAACTGGTGGGGGTAAAGAAGGCGGCTTCATTGGGGCGCAGGTAATTTTGTCTCAGATGATGAATAGCGTAACGCAAAAGCGTGTGGGGTTTAAGGTTGAGGGGCGTGTGCCCGTGCGCGAAGGTGCACAATTGGTGGATGCTGATGGAAATCCGGTGGGCAGAGTAACCAGTGGCGGTTTTGCGCCATCGCTCAATGCGGCGGTGGCCATGGGCTATGTTTCGAACGAGCAAGCGCAGTTAGGTACAGAACTACATGCCTTGGTGCGGGATAAGCGGATTCCGGTAAAGGTGGTGAAAATGCCATTTGTGCCGCAACACTACTTTCGTGGGTAA
- the gcvH gene encoding glycine cleavage system protein GcvH — translation MSTLKYTKSHEWILVEGEMVTIGITDYAQEQLGDVVFVDLPEEGRELVEGEEAAVIESVKAAGEINSPVSGTVVAINTVLADAPDTVNQDPTGDGWFFKLKIDAPIDDSEWLDEEGYNTYVEDEC, via the coding sequence ATGAGCACACTTAAGTACACTAAGTCGCATGAATGGATATTGGTGGAAGGTGAGATGGTCACTATTGGTATTACCGACTACGCACAAGAGCAGCTCGGTGATGTGGTATTTGTCGACTTGCCGGAAGAAGGTCGTGAGTTGGTAGAGGGTGAAGAGGCGGCAGTGATCGAATCTGTTAAAGCAGCGGGAGAAATCAATTCGCCGGTTTCCGGAACAGTGGTTGCTATTAATACGGTGCTGGCCGATGCGCCCGATACCGTCAATCAAGATCCAACGGGAGATGGTTGGTTTTTTAAGTTAAAAATAGATGCTCCTATCGATGATAGTGAATGGCTGGATGAAGAAGGCTACAACACTTATGTGGAAGATGAGTGTTAG
- the gcvP gene encoding aminomethyl-transferring glycine dehydrogenase, with protein sequence MSQRVSQQESSLAELAPNDEFIARHIGPSEPEQQKMLQQLGLDSMSALIKQVVPATIYSDEPLAVGASCSEQEALSYLKAVASKNKLYQSLIGQGYYNCYTPNVILRNILENPGWYTAYTPYQPEISQGRLEALLNFQTMISDLTGMNMANSSLLDEATAAAEAMTLCQRMSKSKSAVFFVSKECFPQTIEVVKTRAKPIGIQVVVGDHRTDLATLECFGVLLQYPAASGEIYDYSSAIGQAHANKALVVMAADLLSLMLLKSPGELGADVAIGSSQRFGVPLGFGGPHAGYMATKEEFKRALPGRIVGLSIDNQGNPAYRLALQTREQHIRREKATSNICTAQVLLAVMASMYAVYHGPEGLTRIAQRVNKLTQILAAGLTQLGWHLANQSFFDTLVIETGDSTQEIHQAARAQQINLREIDNNCVGISLDETVKAQDIERLWEIFALGQKVAFDVDEIQSQVLVALPQQFQRTSAVLQHECFNRYHSETEMMRYLRYLADKDIALDRAMIPLGSCTMKLNATAEMLPITWPEFAHIHPFVPPDQAAGYLQLTTELEQMLCVVTGYDAVSLQPNAGSQGEYAGLLAIKAYHESRGDGHRNICLIPSSAHGTNPASAQMCDMKVVVVKCDERGNVDLNDLKAKAEQHSENLAAIMVTYPSTHGVFEDQIKEVCRITHEQGGQVYMDGANLNAMVGLCQPGQFGGDVSHLNLHKTFCIPHGGGGPGVGPVAVGKHLAKFLPGHETLAKNGEQFTVGPVSAAAWGSAGILPISWMYIKMMGASGLRQATEVAILNANYLAVRLQDHYPVLYTGVNGRVAHECIIDLRPIKESSGISVDDVAKRLIDFGFHAPTMSFPVAGTLMIEPTESESLAELDRFCEAMICIREEIRAIERGEANAEDNPLKNAPHTAQVLVANDWVHAYGREQAAYPVPTLRVNKYWSPVGRVDNVYGDRNLICSCPVIAEYE encoded by the coding sequence ATGTCGCAACGGGTGTCACAGCAAGAGAGCAGTTTGGCCGAGCTAGCGCCAAACGATGAATTTATAGCGCGCCATATCGGGCCAAGTGAACCAGAGCAGCAAAAAATGTTGCAACAGCTGGGCTTGGATAGCATGTCGGCTTTGATCAAACAGGTCGTTCCCGCAACCATTTATTCGGATGAACCGCTGGCAGTTGGTGCGAGTTGCTCGGAGCAGGAAGCACTCTCCTATTTGAAGGCGGTGGCGAGCAAAAATAAGCTCTACCAATCGTTGATCGGGCAAGGTTATTACAACTGCTACACGCCAAATGTCATTTTGCGTAATATCTTGGAAAATCCAGGCTGGTATACCGCTTATACTCCTTATCAGCCGGAGATTTCTCAGGGACGGTTGGAAGCCTTGCTAAATTTTCAAACGATGATTTCCGATCTTACCGGCATGAATATGGCAAACTCTTCGCTGCTTGATGAAGCGACGGCGGCGGCAGAAGCCATGACACTCTGCCAGCGTATGAGCAAATCAAAAAGTGCTGTCTTTTTTGTTTCCAAGGAGTGTTTCCCGCAGACTATTGAGGTAGTGAAAACCCGCGCCAAGCCAATCGGCATTCAAGTGGTAGTGGGTGATCATCGAACTGATTTGGCGACCCTCGAATGTTTTGGCGTACTGCTGCAATACCCGGCTGCCTCCGGTGAAATCTACGACTATAGTAGCGCCATCGGACAGGCGCATGCCAATAAAGCCCTCGTGGTGATGGCGGCTGATTTACTCAGTCTCATGTTGTTGAAATCGCCCGGCGAGCTGGGCGCAGATGTCGCGATCGGTTCCAGTCAGCGCTTTGGCGTTCCGCTCGGTTTCGGTGGTCCGCACGCAGGCTATATGGCAACCAAAGAAGAATTTAAGCGCGCCCTTCCAGGACGCATCGTGGGGCTGTCGATTGATAACCAGGGTAATCCTGCCTATCGGCTGGCGCTACAAACACGGGAACAGCATATTCGTCGCGAGAAAGCGACCAGCAATATCTGCACTGCGCAGGTGTTGTTAGCCGTCATGGCGAGCATGTACGCGGTATATCATGGCCCGGAGGGCTTAACCCGCATTGCGCAAAGGGTTAATAAACTCACCCAGATACTGGCTGCGGGGCTGACTCAATTAGGTTGGCACCTAGCCAATCAAAGCTTTTTTGATACCTTGGTCATTGAAACCGGAGACAGTACTCAGGAAATACATCAAGCGGCTCGTGCACAGCAAATAAATTTGCGTGAAATAGACAATAATTGCGTGGGCATTTCCCTCGACGAAACGGTTAAAGCGCAGGATATCGAGCGTTTATGGGAGATATTTGCCCTTGGTCAAAAGGTTGCCTTTGATGTGGATGAAATTCAGTCTCAGGTATTAGTAGCCTTACCACAGCAGTTCCAGCGCACGAGTGCCGTACTACAGCATGAATGCTTTAATCGCTATCACTCCGAAACAGAGATGATGCGTTATTTGCGTTACTTGGCGGACAAGGATATTGCCCTGGATCGAGCTATGATTCCGTTAGGCTCATGTACCATGAAGTTGAATGCTACGGCGGAAATGCTGCCCATCACCTGGCCTGAGTTCGCGCACATTCACCCTTTTGTGCCGCCAGATCAAGCCGCCGGTTATTTGCAATTAACCACGGAGTTAGAGCAAATGCTCTGCGTAGTAACCGGTTATGACGCGGTTTCCTTACAGCCCAATGCTGGCTCACAAGGTGAATACGCTGGATTGTTGGCGATTAAGGCATATCACGAAAGCCGGGGCGACGGGCATCGAAATATCTGTCTGATTCCCAGCTCGGCACACGGTACCAACCCCGCATCGGCGCAAATGTGTGATATGAAAGTTGTGGTAGTCAAGTGCGATGAACGGGGTAACGTTGACCTAAACGATCTCAAGGCTAAAGCTGAACAGCATAGCGAAAATCTTGCCGCCATTATGGTCACCTACCCGTCGACACACGGTGTATTCGAGGACCAAATCAAAGAGGTTTGCCGCATCACTCACGAACAGGGCGGCCAGGTTTATATGGATGGTGCTAATCTGAATGCGATGGTTGGGCTGTGCCAACCGGGTCAGTTTGGGGGCGACGTGTCGCATTTAAATTTGCATAAAACTTTTTGTATTCCACATGGCGGCGGCGGTCCCGGTGTTGGTCCGGTGGCGGTTGGTAAGCATTTGGCGAAGTTCCTGCCGGGGCACGAAACCTTAGCCAAAAATGGCGAACAATTTACGGTTGGCCCGGTCTCTGCGGCGGCTTGGGGCAGCGCAGGAATCTTACCCATCAGTTGGATGTATATTAAAATGATGGGTGCGAGCGGGTTACGGCAGGCGACTGAAGTTGCCATTCTCAATGCGAATTATTTAGCTGTCAGGTTACAGGATCACTACCCGGTGCTCTATACCGGTGTTAACGGGCGCGTAGCACACGAGTGCATTATTGATTTAAGACCCATTAAAGAAAGCAGTGGTATTTCAGTAGATGATGTCGCTAAACGACTGATTGATTTCGGATTTCATGCCCCGACCATGTCGTTTCCAGTGGCGGGAACCTTGATGATTGAGCCGACTGAGAGTGAGTCTTTAGCTGAACTGGATCGGTTTTGCGAGGCGATGATATGCATCCGTGAAGAGATTCGTGCAATAGAGCGCGGCGAAGCCAATGCAGAGGATAATCCGCTCAAAAACGCTCCACACACCGCCCAGGTTTTAGTCGCCAATGATTGGGTTCATGCCTATGGCCGCGAACAGGCGGCTTATCCCGTGCCAACTTTAAGGGTGAACAAATATTGGTCGCCCGTGGGCCGAGTGGACAATGTCTATGGCGACCGAAATTTAATTTGCTCTTGCCCCGTCATTGCAGAATATGAATAA